GCGCGACCGGTGCGCCCGGATCCGACGGCAGCGCCCAGAAGCCGGTGAGCTGACCCGCCTTCTCTTCCAGCGTCATTCGTTTCAGCAGATCGGCGACTCGTACGGACACGGGTATGAGGGGGTCACGCCAGGGCTCGGTCAAGGAGTTCTCCTAGGGACTTCGACGACACGACCTAGAGACGGGGCGGGGCGGTGGAGAGCCTGACCTTGAGCTCGGTCGAGAGCTCCATCCGGGGGCTGACCAGGGGCTGACCGTCCAGGAGCTGGAAGAGTGTGCGGGCGGCGAGCCGGCCCATCTCCTCCAGCGGCTGGCGCACCGTCGTCAGCGGCGGTGACAGCCATTCGCACATCGGCAGGTCGTCGAAGCCGACCACGCTGAGGTCCTGGGGGATGCTCAGCCCGCCCTGCCGGGCGGCTTCGTAGACGCCCATCGCCTGCTGGTCGCTGCCGGCGAAGATGGCGGTCGGCGGCTCGGGAAGGGCGAGCAGTTCCCGTGCGCGCTGGAACCCGCCCTCGTGCTGGAAGTCGCCGAACCGGATCAGGTCGCGGTCGACCTCGATCCCGGCCCGCTCCAGCGCGGCGCGGTATCCGTCGATGCGGGCCTGACTGCAGAGCATCTCCTTGCGCCCGCCGATCGCGCCGATCCGGCGGTGCCCCAGCTCCAGCAGGTGCTCCGTGGCGGCGAGGCCGCCCGCCCAGTTGGTCGCGCCGATGCTCGGCACGCCGTTGCCCGGCAGGTCGATCGGGTCGATGACCACCAGCGCCACCCCGGCCTGTTCGACCTGGGCACGCTGGGCTTGGGTGACCGAGGCGGTGACGAGGATGACGCCGTCGCTGTGGTGCAGGACCGGCAGGGCGGCCCAGCTCGACGGCGTGGCTTCGCCCGGCGGGACGAGCGACACGACGGTGCCGACGCTCCGCTGGGCGCACTCGGCCTCGACGCCGCGCAGGATCTCCACCGCCCACGCGCTGTCCAGACCACCGATGATCAGGTCGACCAGGCCGGACCTGCGGGCCCTGGCCTGCCCGCCGGGGTGGAGGTAGTTGTGGGAGCGCAGCAGGCCCTCGATCCGTTCGCGTGTCGAGGGTGCGACATCGGAGCGGCCGTTGACCACCTTCGACACGGTGGCCTGGGAGACCCCTGCCTCCGCGGCGATGAGGGCCAGGGTCGGACGCTGCTCGCTCAACTTCTCTCCTCTGTGCGGACGTTCTGGGCTGACGACAGGTATCGCAAACTTTCGAAGAGTTTCCAGTCGGCGCGACCAGGTTGTCAAGCTCCAAGTGCGCTGCTGCCAAAGGGAAATCAGTAAGAAAGCTTGACCGGGGGCCCGTGCGTTCCTAGTTTGTGGCAGCACCGAATCGAGGATGTTGCGAAAGAATTTCGAAATCGAACCGTGTTCCCCACCCCGGAGGTCCCATGGCCAGCACACCCCCGAGCCGACGAAGCTTCCTGGCGCTCTCGGGCCTGACCGCTCTGTCCGTCTCGCTGACCGCGGCCTGTGGCGGCGGGGACTCCGGCTCGATGCCGACGGCCGGCGGCAAGGTGACCTTCGCGTGGTGGAACATCGCCACGACGGAGCCGGGGAAGTCCCTCTTCCCGCAGATTTCCTCGGCGTTCACGGCCGCCCACCCGAACATCACGATCAAGACGACCTCGTTGGAGAACGAGGCGTTCAAGTCCAAGCTGACCGCCACCACCTCTTCGGGAAAGCTCCCCGACGTCTTCCAGACCTGGGGCGGCGGCGTTCTGCGGCAGCAGGTCGACGCGGGGCTGGTCGAGGACCTCACCGACGTGTTCGGCTGGTCGTCCGAGCTCACCCCGGTCTCGCTGCAGGCCTATCAGTTCGAGGGCCGGACCTACGGGGTGCCCTACGACGTCGGCATGGTCGGCTTCTGGTACAACAAGAAGCTCTTCGCCAAGGCCGGGATCGCCGCTCCGCCGGCCACCTGGGCCGAGCTCCTGGAAGACGTCAAGAAGCTCAAGGCGGCGGGCGTCACTCCGATCGCCCTCGCGGGCAAGGAGAAATGGCCCGGCCACTACTACTGGGCCTACCTCGCAATGCGCGTCGCAGGCCTCCCCGCGCTGCAGCAGGCCGCGACCGCCAAGGACTTCACCGGCGCGGGCTTCGTCCAGGCAGGCACCCACCTCAAGGAGCTGGTCGACCTCCAGCCGTTCCAGACTGCCTTCCTCGGCGCCGGCTACGCCACCCCCGGCGGCCAGGCCGCGACCATGGGCAACGGCAAGGCCGCCATGGAGCTGATGGGGCAGTGGGGGCCGTCGGTGCAGAAGGACGCGGGCGCCGACCTCGGCGCGGACCTGGGCTTCTTCCCCTTCCCCACGGTCGACGGCGGGGTCGGTCGGGCCACCGACGTGTTCGGCGGTGGCGGTGGCTTCGCGCTGCGCAAGGGTGCGTCGAAGGAGGCGCTGGACTTCCTGAAGTTCTTCGTTCTGGACAACCAGTCCAAGCTGCTGGCCTCCAACGGCTACCTGCCGGTGGTCAAGGGCGCGGAGAGCCAGCTCACCGACCCCAACAGGAAGGTGGTGGCCGACAGCCTGGTCAAGGCGACGGGCTTCCAGCTCTTCCTCGACCAGGCCTACCCGCCGGCGGTCGGCCAGGAGGTCAACGACAGCGTCGCCGACCTCATCGCGGGCAAGAAGACGCCCGAGCAGGTCACCAAGTCGATCACCGAGGCTGCGAAGGGTGCCTAGCTCCGTGTCCACCCTGACCAAGGAGCGGACGCAGGACGCCGGGCCGGTGGGCCCGCCCGCCCCGGCACGCTCGCTCCCGCGCCGGCTGGGAAGCTGGGCGTCCGTCGCCTGGTTCCTCGTCCCGGCTCTGGTCCTCTTCCTCGTCTTCGTCCTCGCCCCCATCGCGGTCGCCGTCTACACCGGCTTCTTCAAGTGGGGCGGGGTCGGCCCCCTGGAGGAGTTCGTCGGCTTCGGGAACTACGCCACCCTCTTCCGGGATCAGGTCTTCCTCGGCGATCTGGAGCGCGGGCTGTACCTGATCACGCTGTCGATCACGGTGCAGTTGCCGTTCGCGCTGTTCACCGCCGTCCTGCTCAACCAGAGGCTGCGCGGCCGGGCCGTCTACCGGATGCTGTTCTTCGCGCCGTACATCCTGTCCGAAGTGGTCACGGCGGTCCTCTTCACGATGATCTTCCTTCCCGGTGGCGGCATGGCCGACCATCTCGCGGGCGCCCTCGGCCTGGAGGGGCTGCAGGGCAAGTGGCTCGCCGATCCCTCGACGGTCATGCCGACCCTGTTCGTGGTCATGACCTGGAAGTACTTCGGGTTCCACATGATGCTCTTCCTCGCCGGGCTGCAAAGCATCCCGGGCGAGATCCTCGAGGCAGCCTCCATCGACGGCGCCGGCGCCTGGCAGCGCTTCCGGCACGTGACGCTGCCGTTGCTCGGCCCGACGATCCGGATCAGCGTCTTCCTTTCGGTCATCGGCGCCATCCAGCTCTTCGACCTCGTCTGGGTCATGACCGCGGGCGGGCCCAACCACTCCTCCGAGACGATGGCGATCTCGATGTTCCAGTTCGGGTTCAAGCGCTACCAGGTCGGCTACGCCAGTGCGATCAGCGTGGTCCTGTTCATGATCAGTCTGGTCTTCTCCCTCTTCTACCAGCGGTACGTTCTGCGCCGTGACCTGAGCGGGGCCGTCACCACGGGAGGTGGCCGATGAACGCCCGCAGAACGACCCGCGGCCTGTCGCTGCACGCCGTGGTCTGGCTGATCGGCGCGTTCGTCGTCGTGCCGCTGGTCTACGCGGTGATCTCCGGGTTCAAGAGCACCGGCGAGCTGACGACCAACCCGTTCGGGCTGCCGGAGCACTGGAAGACCGGCAACTACACCGGCATTCTCGGCGACGGAATGTTCTGGCGGCAGATCGCCAACAGTGCGGGCATCGCGATCGGCACGGCATGCTGCACGGTGGCGGTCTCCGCGATGGCGGCGTTCGTACTGGCCCGCTACGCCTTCCGGGGCAGGGAGCTGTTCTACACGCTGTTCACGATCGGGCTGATGTTCCCGTTCGCGGTGGCCGTCCTGCCGCTGTTCCTGCTGCTGCGCAACTTCGACCTGCTCGACAACCCGCTCGGAGTGATCCTCCCGCAGGCGGCCTTCGGGCTCCCCATGACGATCATCATTCTGCGCGGGTTCTTCCGGACCGTCCCGGCAGAGGTCGAGGAGGCGGCCGTCATGGACGGCTGCGGCAAGTTCCGCTTCTTCTGGAAGATCCTGCTGCCGATGGCGCGTCCGGCGCTCGGCACGGTTTCGGTGCTGGCGATCGTCGCGAGCTGGAACAACTTCTTCCTGCCGCTGCTGGTGTTCAACGACCCGAAATGGCAGACGATCCCGGTCGGCGTCCAGCAGTTCCAGGGCCAGTACTCGACCGACTACGCGCTCGTCCTCGCCTACATCGTGCTCGCGATGGTCCCCGCCCTCGCCTTCTACGCCGTCGCCGAGCGGCAGCTGATCGGCGGACTGACCGCGGGCGCCACCAAGGGCTGACCCGTCCCGCCCGACCTCCACCCCCGAGGAGACGCCGTGAAACGCCTGGCCGCATCGACCGCAGTTTTGTTAGCGCTAACAACACAGGCTGTGGCCGCCCCCGCGCACCCCGCCCCCGCGCACCCCGTCATCGACTTCCGCGCCGAACTCCAGCCCATAGACGGATTCGGCTTCTCGATGGCCTTCCAGCGGGCCGACCTGCTGCACGGCGCACGCGGCCTCAGCCCGGCCAAGCAGCGCGAGGTGCTCGACCTGCTGCTCAGTAAGGACAAGGGCGCGGGCCTTTCGATCCTGCGCCTGGGCATCGGGTCGTCGGCCGACAGGGTCTACGACCACATGCCGACGATCCTGCCGGCCGATCCCGGCGGGCCGCAGGCCACGCCGAAGTACGTCTGGGACGGCTGGGACGGCGGTCAGGTCTGGCTCGCCAAGGAGGCCAAGGACTACGGCGTCACACGGTTCTTCGCCGACGCCTGGAGCGCCCCGGCCTTCATGAAGACCAACGG
The Streptomyces sp. NBC_00091 genome window above contains:
- a CDS encoding LacI family DNA-binding transcriptional regulator, whose amino-acid sequence is MSEQRPTLALIAAEAGVSQATVSKVVNGRSDVAPSTRERIEGLLRSHNYLHPGGQARARRSGLVDLIIGGLDSAWAVEILRGVEAECAQRSVGTVVSLVPPGEATPSSWAALPVLHHSDGVILVTASVTQAQRAQVEQAGVALVVIDPIDLPGNGVPSIGATNWAGGLAATEHLLELGHRRIGAIGGRKEMLCSQARIDGYRAALERAGIEVDRDLIRFGDFQHEGGFQRARELLALPEPPTAIFAGSDQQAMGVYEAARQGGLSIPQDLSVVGFDDLPMCEWLSPPLTTVRQPLEEMGRLAARTLFQLLDGQPLVSPRMELSTELKVRLSTAPPRL
- a CDS encoding extracellular solute-binding protein, with amino-acid sequence MASTPPSRRSFLALSGLTALSVSLTAACGGGDSGSMPTAGGKVTFAWWNIATTEPGKSLFPQISSAFTAAHPNITIKTTSLENEAFKSKLTATTSSGKLPDVFQTWGGGVLRQQVDAGLVEDLTDVFGWSSELTPVSLQAYQFEGRTYGVPYDVGMVGFWYNKKLFAKAGIAAPPATWAELLEDVKKLKAAGVTPIALAGKEKWPGHYYWAYLAMRVAGLPALQQAATAKDFTGAGFVQAGTHLKELVDLQPFQTAFLGAGYATPGGQAATMGNGKAAMELMGQWGPSVQKDAGADLGADLGFFPFPTVDGGVGRATDVFGGGGGFALRKGASKEALDFLKFFVLDNQSKLLASNGYLPVVKGAESQLTDPNRKVVADSLVKATGFQLFLDQAYPPAVGQEVNDSVADLIAGKKTPEQVTKSITEAAKGA
- a CDS encoding carbohydrate ABC transporter permease; protein product: MGSWASVAWFLVPALVLFLVFVLAPIAVAVYTGFFKWGGVGPLEEFVGFGNYATLFRDQVFLGDLERGLYLITLSITVQLPFALFTAVLLNQRLRGRAVYRMLFFAPYILSEVVTAVLFTMIFLPGGGMADHLAGALGLEGLQGKWLADPSTVMPTLFVVMTWKYFGFHMMLFLAGLQSIPGEILEAASIDGAGAWQRFRHVTLPLLGPTIRISVFLSVIGAIQLFDLVWVMTAGGPNHSSETMAISMFQFGFKRYQVGYASAISVVLFMISLVFSLFYQRYVLRRDLSGAVTTGGGR
- a CDS encoding carbohydrate ABC transporter permease, with the protein product MNARRTTRGLSLHAVVWLIGAFVVVPLVYAVISGFKSTGELTTNPFGLPEHWKTGNYTGILGDGMFWRQIANSAGIAIGTACCTVAVSAMAAFVLARYAFRGRELFYTLFTIGLMFPFAVAVLPLFLLLRNFDLLDNPLGVILPQAAFGLPMTIIILRGFFRTVPAEVEEAAVMDGCGKFRFFWKILLPMARPALGTVSVLAIVASWNNFFLPLLVFNDPKWQTIPVGVQQFQGQYSTDYALVLAYIVLAMVPALAFYAVAERQLIGGLTAGATKG